A section of the Oreochromis niloticus isolate F11D_XX linkage group LG9, O_niloticus_UMD_NMBU, whole genome shotgun sequence genome encodes:
- the LOC112847951 gene encoding gastrula zinc finger protein XlCGF57.1-like, with translation MSSTQKDQHGARSQRSQEADKPQRRKREKTYTCDKCGKDFIGKTKLKRHQVIHTGERPFSCDLCGKSFSWKESLKHHQLIHSGVKAYSCDQCGRAFTCSSSLQRHLVTHSGIKAYSCDICGKNFSHIGDRNTHLRIHTGHGVYCCEQCGKHFAKHTHLQRHMFTHTEERPYKCDQCENTFKAPHCLREHQQIHTRKRLSKRSYCEDQHGARSQHSQEADKPHRRKREKTYTCDKCGKDFIGKTKLKRHQVIHTGERPFSCDLCGKSFSWKESLKHHQLIHSGVKAYSCDQCGRAFTHSSNLQRHLVTHSGIKAYSCDICGKTFSQIRHRNTHLRIHTGHDVYCCDQCGRQFTADAHLQQHMFTHSKERYKCDLCEKTFKSPHHLRQHQEIHTRKRLSKCSYCEKQSDTDGSSSQPCHHRGGGKDFRCDLCGKTFSWQGSLKRHQRRHTGDKLKYCKECGRSFTTSSDLKQHELIHSGVKKHLCDQCGSSFTTACGLKKHKRVHTGEKPYKCRHCDRSFSRSGSRNYHERTHMEGNYSCDQCDKSFRNLSSYSKHKRSHVTNKLFHCYQCAKTFTSLVQMESPVKI, from the exons gaccaacatggagcgagaagtcagcgctctcaggaggccgacaaacctcagagaagaaagagagagaaaacatacacctgtgacaagtgtgggaaggattttattGGGAAGACTAAACTAAAAcgtcatcaggtcatccacactggagagagaccattcagctgtgacttgtgcggaaagtctttttcctggAAGGAATCCCTAAAAcatcaccaactcatccacagtggagttaaagcgtacagctgtgatcagtgtggcagagcttttacttgCAGTAGCAGCTTACAgaggcatctagttacccactctggaattaaggcatacagctgtgacatttgtggaaaaaactTCAGTCACATAGGGGACCGAAAtacacacctacgcattcacaccgGACATGGTGTCTACTGCTGTGAACAGTGTGGCAAACACTttgctaaacacacacacttacaacgccacatgtttacccacactgaggagagaccttataaatgtgaccagTGTGAGAATACTTTTAAAGCTCCACATTGCCTGAGagaacaccaacagatccacaccagaaagagactctcCAAgcgcagttactgtgag gaccaacatggagcgagaagtcagcactctcaggaggccgacaaacctcacagaagaaagagagagaaaacatacacctgtgacaagtgtgggaaggattttattGGGAAGACTAAACTAAAAcgtcatcaggtcatccacactggagagagaccgtttaGCTGTGACTTGTGcggaaagtctttttcctggAAGGAATCCCTAAAAcatcaccaactcatccacagtggagttaaagcgtacagctgtgatcagtgtggcagagcttttactcacagtagcaacttacagaggcatctagttacccactctggaattaaggcatacagctgtgacatttgtggaaaaactttcagccaaATAAGGCACCGAAAtacacacctacgcattcacaccggacatgatgtgtactgctgtgatcagtgtggcagacaGTTTACAGCAGACGCACATTTACAACaacacatgtttacccacagtAAGGAACgatataaatgtgacctgtgtgagaagacttttaaatctccacatcACCTGAGACAACACCAagagatccacaccagaaagagactctccaagtgcagttactgtgag aagcagagcgacacagatggatccagttctcaaccctgtcatcaccgtggtggtgggaaagactttcgTTGTGACCTCTGTGGAAAAACCTTCAGTTGGCAAGGCTCCCTAAAAAgacatcaacgtagacacactggagacaaactgaaatactgcaaagaatgtggaaGAAGCTTCACCACATCAAGTGACTTAAAACAACATGAACTgattcacagtggggttaaaaagcacctctgtgatcagtgtggatcatccttcaccactgcatgtgggcttaaaaaacacaaacgagtccacacaggagagaaaccatacaagtgcagacactgtgacagaaGCTTCTCACGATCAGGTAGTCGTAACTatcatgaacgtacacacatggaaggaaactacagctgtgaccagtgtgacaagagcttcaggaatctcagttcatactccaaacacaaacgatcccacgttactaataaactgtttcactgttaccaatgtgccaaGACATTCACTTCatt agttcagatggaatctcctgtaaagaTCTGA